Genomic segment of Leishmania panamensis strain MHOM/PA/94/PSC-1 chromosome 20 sequence:
CGATgccgcgctggaggcggagcggcagcgcaccggACAGGCGTTTCCCCGCCTCAAGGGTCTGCAAGGGTATGGTGGGGTTCGCCTGCCCGATTTTCTGCGCTCTGGGACGCCCCGCTCCATCGCTGAACATGGAACACCAATGCATCGGGTGCTCTACAACGCGTTGCAGGCATCCGCCTTGCTCGGGGGCGATGACAGCCTCGACGGTAACGATGGCCTGCGTGGTCAgggccacggcagcagcgaaccTGGATGGGGGGCATTAGCAGCCGCCTCTGGAGAACGCCGTGGAAAGAGCCAGTCGCGCGCATCCGGTGCAGCACACCATGTGGATAGGGAtagcgccgccggtgctgcccACGCTGGTGGCAGCGATGATCCCTGCGCAGAGGCGTTTCTGCGCGTAATTGGgccacgcgtgtgtgcgatgCTCATCCAAGAGTTTCTGAGCTTCGTCTGGAACGACATTGTCAACCAACGGTTCCAACGCTACGGCACATTCACGCTTCTTCCCGGAGACCTCGTGAGGGCCGGTGGGGTCATGGCCGCGACCTTCCACAACGGCCAcgaaggagatgcagcaATGGACCCGCCACTGGTCTATGCCTCCCGCGGCGAGATCGAGCGTGGGGTGTTTTCGGTGTGGGACTTGGCTCTACCGCTACCCGGCGCCGACATCCGCCTTCCGCAGAACCATACGGAGGACTTGTATGTGGTGACATTGCAGCGATACGGGCTGCCGTTTGACCCCGAGTCGCGacagtggcgctgcttcaAGCCGTCGCCGCTCGCGCGTCACGGAGGGGAGCCAAGGAGggcgagagcggcggcggaaggAGGGTCCCCCAGCGGCGCACCCCTGTCTCCGTACTACAATCTCACCTCCACCTTTGCActgatggaggaggaacTGGGCTCGCGCACACCCATCACGGACGCACTCCCGTTGTATGTTGAGCGTCAAGGGGGACGCTTTGGAGGCAATGATAACGCCCTGCAGGCGGATGTTGGACTGGATGCGGTGGACATGAGACCTGACTTACGAGCTGGTAGCGGCAATTCACTCGGCCTCACCATCAGTGCATCGTATCGCCATGCGCTAGTGCGGCCAAACGCCGACACAATGCAGTGGCGACTCCTGAAAGGGGTGGTTGGTGACCCGTACCAGCGATGGGGACTGACCACCCAAGCACAGGTTCGGCCACTCGACGCAGTGCAGCTGGCAAGCACGAGCTTTGCCGCCGATGCGCAACCGGCTTGGATATTCCCGTCGTTATCTGGCGAGGTCACCTCGATAAACGGGCgtggtgtgccgcagctgctaAATGTGGAGTCGGGTGTGTCGctagagaaagaggaagtgGAAGACGGGCCCGACGATGACGCGGCGGGCCGACCGAACCTGCCTCAAGTGACTCCAACAGGTGCCGAAGCCTCGCAGAGAAGCAGCTTCACGAGAGGTACCAGCCCTTTAGCAACACCTGCGGCCAGGACGGCCGCCGGATACCTTcaccagcggtgctggaacggcacctcgcagctgctgcgagaaCCGTTGTCCGCCAGAAACTTGTTGGCATCTAGCTCAGagacgaagcagcagctgacgcgccgccgtcgagCTCCACCGGCACCGTCATGGCTACCGCGGCACCACGGCAGTGTGTTGCAACTACGACTACGTCTTCCGGCCGGTGTGTACCCTGGCATGCTTGTGCGTGAGCTCCTCAAGATGGACGTGAACACGCCGGATGTTGTTGACCTCGACAGAGCCacatcgtcgtcctcgcgCACCGACCGCCGTGCACAATCATGGCAAGATCTTACTGCAGATCAGAGGGCAACCTATCAGAAGTGGATCGCGAAgcgtcgtcagcagcgacggttCTTGCAGCAACCACGCGCCATTAGCCTCGCCTTGCTACACCAGCAGATCTTTCGTAGCAGCGGCATCCGACAAAGCTTACTTCCAACGCTGCGCAGCTACGATAGTGTGTCAAAGTAGTACACAATGGACTAGACAttgcctctgtgcgtgtggttcTTCTCGCTGCTCAGCAATGTCTTATCCCTttcacacagacgcacacgctaGTGGACGACAGCGCCTCCTTTCTGTTTCCTTGGCTCCTTCCTCACCACACCACCCGGCTAAATAGAGCTCGTTGCGCCCATCGTGTGAGGGCCCCGCTATTCTCACCATCATCACAGCTGTAAATGCAGCAAATGAGCAAATAAAAGAGACAAAAGAACTGAAAAGAGCCCAAGTGCCGACCGTggctcctcccccccccccacttctGCCACGCCTTGCCGTGcacgcatacatacacacacacacacacgtacagagagagagagagagagcgggcgaGTGTCGAATGCGGCAGTAGTGGGGCATGATGGGCTAATAGCGAGAAGTGTGCACTCGTCCCTCACTGACGCTCTTCTtcgcacacactctctctctctgcttctgcTTAAATGCACGGTGGTGTTGAACTGGTGTCGCTACCATGGCTTCTCTCGTgcccgcagctgctgttgatCTCCAcagcctctctcccccctctcggcCTGGCCTGGCAGTCGCTAGCGATATGTATGGGTAGAACGCTTGTATGTCGACTACAACTAtcagcaccccccccacGCAAGGAGAATGCGGGGGCGCTGGTGTGTGAGCACTttgtgaggaggagagaagaagctgTGCTCCTGACGAGTACGTCAATGCGCTGAACTCACTTCTTTTGTTTATGCGTCTCTgctccctccaccccaccgACCTCTTCATCCCAAGCTTATGCAATGGGGTGCTATCTTTTGTGCACGCTGATGAGCTCACGGTGtacttcacacacacacacacacacacacacacacacgcacgcacgcctacCCTCATTCTTTTCTTCAATGTCTCTCGTGAGTTCTTGTTGTTAGTAATTTCTTTGTTTGCTGCGTTCGCTACGACGGTTTCCACCAAGCTCAGCTCGCCCTTCTTCGCCCTCCcttcccactctctctccgcttctCACCACTCTCGCCCCATCACACGTGGGTGCTGTGTGGCTCGTCAACGCTTCGGTCGATGTACGCGCGTGTGAGCGCATGGGTGTGTGCCATTCATCATTACTTTGACTGCCCCACACTCGGCTTGAAAAGCAAGAGGAACTAACTTTACTTGGGGAAGGTATAGACACACGCCCGCCTACATACGTGCCTATTGCACACCCACGGGGACACAGAACCCTCTGTtatctttttctttccctgaCACACCAGTGGTGGCTATTGCTCACATGCACGCAGACGCGGATGCAGAGAGACGCCTACGCAGCGATTGTGCGATACCGTAACCGGCGCAAGACCCCGGTGCGGGTGTTGCAGATGAATGGTGCCGTGTTCCACGAAAATCTTATGGAGGATTTCTTCATTGGTTACCGAAACCGCCGCTTGGCGCTCATGACACACACGCCCGGTCAAGACCCACGACTTCCCCGCCTGCCGAAGGACATTATAGTCCCTAACTACAAAACATTCTTGCGGATTCATCAGCCGCACTTTATGTACCGACTTCTGCCTCTCCTGAGCTCAGATGTGGAGGCCTTTGCAGCGATGCAGGCAATCTGTGCCAGCCCTGGATCGCCATTTACGATTGAGGACCGCCTCGAGTCGCAGCTCCTCAACTACCGTCTGTCCAAGATGTGCGCTGGCCGCGACAGGATCTGCGAGTTTTTTAAGGACTACACAAGTCCAGAGGAACTGCGGATGCCCACCGCAACGCGCGCGTTGCCGATTGTGGGAACCTTCTTTCAGGGACTCATGGTGCACGATGGGCTGGTGGCGGCAACACCGCAAACGACGTTGTTCAGACCCCCTACAACcgaagaagcggcagaggtACCCTCCTCGACAAGCACCGGTGATAGCAGAGGAGAAtcctcggcagcagccgcttcaGTCGGTGACGGAGGCTTTGTTGTAGAAAGCTCTAATGGGAGCCTCGACAGTACCAAGCGAACCTCCCACAAAAAGCGAGCCAACGCATCTATTGCGGCTCTCCTCACCACCCATGACATACTGAGCGAGGCTGCGATCACCCAGCGGTCCCTCATGGCTAAGTTCTTAGAGTCCGATTTGTATAACCAATTTGGCTCCCCATCGGTGATCGCGGCAAAGGTGCGCTCGGTGGATGAACGAATGCACTTCATGGCCGTAAAGCGGGTCTGCGCGGGGCGAACGAGCACAGCAGAGAACATGCGCGTtcgtgtgcgcctcctcgaaCTCGCAAGGAAGCAAAACCTTCACGTGTACGAGAAGGTTGACGAAGGTGAGTACGCTTACGCAATGATGTGACGAGGCAGAAGACGAAAAGAACTCCGCGCAATGGGGCGAATATAGTGGCGACAGGCCGCCGATAGCTCGCTGTCGCACGATAGGgttcccaccaccaccctccttgCCCACAAGCTTGCtcccgcacgcacgcgtgatcttgtcttcctctttggCCCTCTTCTATTTTCAAGGGTGTTCGGGGACATGGATATGTCTCTTATATCCCTGTGCTCGTTTTGCTTGTATCGCTGTTTGCTTGGTTTGCTCCCTGCCCCCTACCACGtcacatcacacacacgcgcatacagaaaggggaagagagggaggcactCTCACGCTCTTCGAAGCTCGTGTGCACATGCGCTGTCGAAGAAGAAACACGTAAAAACGAAAATGTTGGCgtaagagagaaggacaaaGTCGCTCCTGCACTCACCAAAACGCGCAGAGGTACAGAaaggtcgctgctgccactctcTCGGCCACTCAACCGAAAACAACGCCTGCGCtcttccgctctcctctgtATCTCTTTGATGGGTCGTTCCTCCCCCTGCCCCGCCCGTGTGTGTacatgtctgtgtgtgtgtgtacacgtGGTGGTCGCCTGTGTGTTTGGGGTTGTCAGAGAGGGCGGGTACGCACGCATTAGGCCTTGTCCTTTAGGAGAAGTCGTGCGAGAAGTGAGGTGCCGTGCATCTTCACCTGTTATGCAaagctcttctctctctctctctctggtgaCCCCACCGCCGTGTGCATATAAAACACCCACGCATACGGCAGAGGCAAAATAAATGTACACGCATCCCACAGCGCAGCATACCTCtcgcttgctctctcctctgcgtccATAGGAGCGTGGCTGATCACACGCGATACGGTACCAGCGAGCGAGGCACACCCCACTCTGCCACTCGGAAGAGTAAACGCGGTCGAAGTCAACAGAGAATTCTTTGAAAGGgggacagagggggggacgtGTCGCCAGCCGCTGCAATGGCCTCTTTTGAGACATGGGAGGACTGCATTGGGCCAGCCAAGTGGCTCAGTGAGCCGCTGCAACACGTTCTCAGCTATCCGAAGCCTTTGCCGGTTCAGCAGGCCGTCATCCCAACCATCACGCGAGCGCTCATGAGCGGGGTGCCCAACGACGTCAGCCTAACTGCCCCCACCGGGAGCGGCAAAACGCTTTGCTATTTGATCCCATTGGTAGGCCTCCTCACAGAGTTGAAAAGAGGCATTGATGATAACGCGCTACGCTGCTTGATTCTCGTCCCAACGCAGGCGCTTGGGCAGCAAGTGTACCGCGAATTGCAGCGCCTGACGCGTCCGAGCTCGATCAAAGTTGCGTGCATCTGCGCTGAGGCGGGGGGCGCAGCAAAGGGCTCACCAACAGAAgtagaggcagcagaggctcGCGAGTTGGTGCGGCGAGTCGTGCTGCCTCGTTTTGGCGGCTTCGAGGAGCTGACTGCGGATGGATGCAGTGATGCTGGCGAGAGTGAAGATGTCGACATGTTGAGCGGTGACGaaggagacgacgacgaggacagACACTGCTTCGCCACACATCAGCAACACAGCGCTAGGGGCACCATTGTACGGTACTTCTCCAACATTGATGTGATTGTTTCCACGCCGCAGAGACTTCTCCATCATCTCGACCACACGCGTGGGCTGCGCCTAGCAACTCTACGCCTGTTGGTGATTGACGAGGCGGACCAAGTGCTGACCGGCAACTTCGCCTCGCAGGTGCAGAAAGTGAACGCACGGTACGAGTttgaggtgcagcagcagctgcgacgccaGCTACGGCAGCAAGAGCGCATGTGTGAACTCCTCACGGGTGTCGTGTCTTCAAATTCCGCTTCTCCTAGTCAGTCTTCCGCGCCAGCAGCCATGGCATCGCCAAACCCGTTCCAACTGCTGAATGGCTCCGGTGGCGTTAATCTCAACGCCTTTTTGGCACGTGGGGGCCCTATTTTGCATAAGGTTCTCTGCTCCGCTACACTCTCCTCGCGCATCGCCCGAATCTCCAACGTGAAACTGCGCAACTGCAGCTACTACGTTCTCGACAGTAACGGCGAGGAACGCAAGGAGGAAGGAATTGCGTCATCGCAGCAGGCAACGACGGGGACATGCACGACAGCATACAGCGGTGCCGTGGTGCGCACCCAGTTCGCACTTCCGCCAACGCTGCAAGAACACATTATCTTTGTGGAGGACACGTACCGGCCAGCGGTCTTGCTCAAGCTGGTGCACGCTCTGCGGAGCCGTATCGCAGCTACAGTTGCACAGAGGCGTGCTGAGGCTGCCGCTCGATGGCTAGCAGCCGAAATGGTGGCCGATAACCTTGACGATCGTGTGCACAGAGAAGCGAGCCTTCCTTGTatagcagcagcgcagggtgcgaacgctgccgctgcatcaTCGCTGTACCCGAACGTGGAGGACAGGGCAGGAACAGGCATCCTCATCTTCTGCGCTACCGCAGAGGAGGCACGTGTCATGAGCCACTTCCTAGCTGCCGCCGGAGTCTCGTCCGTCATCGAGTTCACGACGCTCTCCAGTGAAgcggagcggcgccgcgcgctgctggatcGGACGACCAACGCGGAGGGCACAGAGGCTGGTTCCGACGGCTCCTGCGTCGTAGCCTCAGACGCTCTCATGCGCGGCATTGACATCCCCAACGTGGGCCATGTGATTATGTACCACCCGCCCGAGGCCGTGTCGCAGTACGTTCATCGCGCAGGGCGCACGGCGCGCGCGATGCGGCCCGGACatgtgcacctgctgctgagcaagACCGGGCCAAGTGGCACGCAGGAGGACGGAGAGATGGCGCTGTACAAGCGGCTGTCTCAGTCACTTTCGCGAACGCTGCCGGTGTCGTATGAGCGGAGTTTCTTCCGATTCACCGAAGCGCCGTCGCGCGTGGGTAgtggcacagctgcgggCTCGTCGACTGCAACGGACGCGCCAGTGAACGCTGCGCCGTCAGCCAGCACGGCAACCTCAACACCCAGTGCCAATGGCCGAGCAGTCTCTGAAGAAATCGGCTCCGTCGAATGGTGGGTGGCTCAAGCCGGTCAGTTCCTGGTGCAGTCccagcaccagctgcagcgtcggtgGGCCTCAGTGCTGGAatctgccgcagcagcggctgcaggaaAGGCGAAAACGACTCCTGCCGCGCGCGAAGGTAGCTCCACACCAGCGGCTATCATTGCCCCCCGTAGTGACGCGGATGCAAACAAAATGGAGGCATCCTCGGGGAGGAAGCGAGACCGCAGCATCGTTTCTAACACAACCAGAATGAAGTCAGTGACGGCCGCTTCTGCGGGCAGCAGCTTGACTACACGACGGCACTCATGAGAGGGCACAGAAATTTTCTCTGATGCGAAGGACGGTGCTCTTGGAGGAGGGgtaggagggaggaagtCGTGGAGAAGAGAGTTCTGTCGCCCTCACCCGCTCTCCACTCAAccaacacacgcatacatatTTACCTACCGATAAGCACGCCAGCCTCTTTCACACACGGGTTCCCAAACCTGTAGGACAGAAGCGAGGCAGacttcgtctctcttctggTTGAAGACGAGATCGATCGAACGACTTGATGGTAAACCCATCCAAAACTGGGCGCCTGCTTTGAGTTGTCTTTACGTGTTGAAGTGCATGTTAATCTGACGAATTAAGTTAACCCACAGGCAGTGCGAGATGGGAGAAAATACGAGAATAGGGCGTAGATGCCGGCAGAAAAATATATACAAAAGAGACCAGACCTGATCGCTGCGCcgatgcacacgcacacttgTGCACACTGTCACAAAGCGGCCGTgctggagggggggagaggaagacgcgTGCACTGATTCAGCCCCTGATAACTCCAGCTGTTTGGTGTACGAGCAGAGTGGTGGGTACACTCCACCGCTCAAGAGAAGCCACCtgacattttttttttcctttgacGTGCAGCTATGTGCGGAGATGCAGTttcgttctcttctgcttctctgacTCTCAACAcacactaccaccaccacacttGCCTAGCACCTGCTGATTGGGGATCCCACCTCTCCGTCCGCTTCCATTGTTCAGTCAcagttgttgttgctgctgctgctcctgtcGGTGGGTCAGAGCTGCACtctcttgtgtgcgtgtcgatCTCACCAAAACAGCACTAAAGACGAGCAagtctccctctctcaccctcatTCTTTCTTTCTGCATTTCTTTGCGCAcgcgcgtacacacacacacagacgcacacacctccatCCCTCGTCTTGTTAAGCAATGGGTGGCAAGCGCAAAAAGTCAAACAACGGACCAAtcaagaaggagagcaagTACAAGATCCCCACCCGATTTGACTGCCCATTGTGTGATACCAAGGCCTCCATTGTCGTCAGAATTTTTCGTGTGACAAGCGATGCCACGGTGAGGTGCCGCGTATGCGGAGCGGGCGGGACGAAGCGGTGGAATGTGCTACGCCTTGAGAAACCCGTAGATGTGTTTTTTCGCTTTCACGAGGCGCTGGTTCAGCGCGATCACGCGGATCTACAGCAGGTAGAGATGGGTCGCGAGGTGAGAGTGAGCACTGGCGCGTCCAACGCCGACTACGGTGGGCGCCAGAGCAACCTGGGAAAGGAGGCGTACTCGGTAGCAGACGCAACCATGGCGGACAGGAATCGGCTCGgctcctctgctgccaccgctgcaaccGCGTCAGTGGGCTCACGTGCGAAACACGTCAAGTCTCTGGGTGAGTTGCAGCGCAAGTTGGCCGTGCCAGCGTGGTTGGAttgcgccgcggcgccgatCGCCTCTTGTGTCAACCTCCGCGACGACTACGAGGGCGAGGCAGAAGGGGCGGCAGCACACTACTTCGCCCCTCGTGAAGAAGTGCACAgcgccgaggacgaggatgacgagtACGGCCGGCTGTTCCAATGATAGGGGGTCATGACTGTTACTGATCCCAAAACTGTGTGTATAAAGCACAGCGCGCGCTCGTGCGATTCTCCCTTTCTTATCTGCTCTGCACACCTGAAAAACGAGGGTGGTCTAGTCGTGCCTGTGTGGGGTTGCTTGCCCCTCCTActcagctgctgttgctgcggtgccgcgcTGTGTCTAAGGCGTGACCGTTGCCGTGAGACGGCTGAAAGTTGAGTAGGCGAAGCGAGGAACCTGAGAAACGACCGATGATGGAAGCGGCACATacatgtctgtgtgtgtgtgtgtgtgcgcgccacTACTACTGACATCAGTACTACTATCTCCCTACCCTCCTGTTGTGCCGGTATGGTCTTCGTCGAGCACTCCCCCTTTGTCTTATTCCTGTACCATGCTGCGCgcatcctcctctccctctgttttTCGTCTCCAGTTGTGCTTTGCTATAACCCGGTGATAGAATGTGGACACACAGATGGAGCTGGGGTGCAAGACTGCCTTGTCACTTGAGTGATGCCCCGTTCTCCCATCCCCACGCTCTTTATGAGCTCATCCGTGATAGCTGTCAGGGACGCAACAGaacgaaggagagggggggaagttGAGATGGAGGAGCTTTTTCTAccacccttctcctcttccactgcACAAACGCGCGAGTGAGATTCGCGCTCAGTTTGGAGTTCTCATCTTCTCGTGACCTCTacggctctctctttctcgtcctCTGAACCCCTTCGTCACTCTAACGTCCCCCAAACGCACATGCTCATCTGTGTAACAACAAGTGCTGATTCAAACGTGCTACCCCGCCGACGCCGGACGACTGCTACCATGTCCGACGCAAGAGACGGGATCGAGCCGCGGTGTGGCAACTTTGCCAGCCGAAAAGCGCGCGGTGAGACGGGGGGCTGTAAGACCAGCGcaagcagaagcagcggcaagaaCAAAGAGCACAGCTACGATGCCCGCCGTTATCACCAGAACGCCAACAGGCACGGCATTCACGCACTGCGCACGTTTGACTGCCCTGTGTGTGACTCTAAAAACACGATCCGTGTCACCCTCAACCCACGGCTCGGCCAGGGAACGGTGACCTGCACGTACTGCTGCTCACTGAGGCCTGTACCAACCGATCTGCCATACCCGAGCGTTCAGGCCTTCGTTCCATCGCTGGAGAACAAGGCAGATGTGTTCTTTCGCTTCAACGAGCAGTACGCCGAGCTGTTGCAGCTACATATGGAAGGGCACGTCGGTGGATCGAGCGACCCGCCTTCACATTCGGCAGCTGCGGATAGCACGCGAAAACGCGCCGGCAAGGATGACGGTGCAAGTGACGGACCTACTCGCAGACCAAGAGCAGAGGACGGGTTGTTTGGTGATTATTTGCCTTACATAGACACTTGCTTGCTCAGCAACACGGTGGACCAGCATGTAATAGGAGCGACGGGCATGCTCGTcagcgatgatgacggcggcagcgacaacgTGGTGGACACCAACCTGGCAAATCCGAAAAGGGTGTCGACGCCGTCCCCACCGCGGCTGGACGGTGCCGATGTGCCGGAGAGCAACTTCATGAGTGTTGCCATGATCACCGGCGTGGATGAGGCAGTCGCTGAG
This window contains:
- a CDS encoding hypothetical protein (TriTrypDB/GeneDB-style sysID: LpmP.20.5070); amino-acid sequence: MLICVTTSADSNVLPRRRRTTATMSDARDGIEPRCGNFASRKARGETGGCKTSASRSSGKNKEHSYDARRYHQNANRHGIHALRTFDCPVCDSKNTIRVTLNPRLGQGTVTCTYCCSLRPVPTDLPYPSVQAFVPSLENKADVFFRFNEQYAELLQLHMEGHVGGSSDPPSHSAAADSTRKRAGKDDGASDGPTRRPRAEDGLFGDYLPYIDTCLLSNTVDQHVIGATGMLVSDDDGGSDNVVDTNLANPKRVSTPSPPRLDGADVPESNFMSVAMITGVDEAVAEEADVAEFFADSD
- a CDS encoding ATP-dependent RNA helicase, putative (TriTrypDB/GeneDB-style sysID: LpmP.20.5050): MASFETWEDCIGPAKWLSEPLQHVLSYPKPLPVQQAVIPTITRALMSGVPNDVSLTAPTGSGKTLCYLIPLVGLLTELKRGIDDNALRCLILVPTQALGQQVYRELQRLTRPSSIKVACICAEAGGAAKGSPTEVEAAEARELVRRVVLPRFGGFEELTADGCSDAGESEDVDMLSGDEGDDDEDRHCFATHQQHSARGTIVRYFSNIDVIVSTPQRLLHHLDHTRGLRLATLRLLVIDEADQVLTGNFASQVQKVNARYEFEVQQQLRRQLRQQERMCELLTGVVSSNSASPSQSSAPAAMASPNPFQLLNGSGGVNLNAFLARGGPILHKVLCSATLSSRIARISNVKLRNCSYYVLDSNGEERKEEGIASSQQATTGTCTTAYSGAVVRTQFALPPTLQEHIIFVEDTYRPAVLLKLVHALRSRIAATVAQRRAEAAARWLAAEMVADNLDDRVHREASLPCIAAAQGANAAAASSLYPNVEDRAGTGILIFCATAEEARVMSHFLAAAGVSSVIEFTTLSSEAERRRALLDRTTNAEGTEAGSDGSCVVASDALMRGIDIPNVGHVIMYHPPEAVSQYVHRAGRTARAMRPGHVHLLLSKTGPSGTQEDGEMALYKRLSQSLSRTLPVSYERSFFRFTEAPSRVGSGTAAGSSTATDAPVNAAPSASTATSTPSANGRAVSEEIGSVEWWVAQAGQFLVQSQHQLQRRWASVLESAAAAAAGKAKTTPAAREGSSTPAAIIAPRSDADANKMEASSGRKRDRSIVSNTTRMKSVTAASAGSSLTTRRHS
- a CDS encoding hypothetical protein (TriTrypDB/GeneDB-style sysID: LpmP.20.5040), translating into MQRDAYAAIVRYRNRRKTPVRVLQMNGAVFHENLMEDFFIGYRNRRLALMTHTPGQDPRLPRLPKDIIVPNYKTFLRIHQPHFMYRLLPLLSSDVEAFAAMQAICASPGSPFTIEDRLESQLLNYRLSKMCAGRDRICEFFKDYTSPEELRMPTATRALPIVGTFFQGLMVHDGLVAATPQTTLFRPPTTEEAAEVPSSTSTGDSRGESSAAAASVGDGGFVVESSNGSLDSTKRTSHKKRANASIAALLTTHDILSEAAITQRSLMAKFLESDLYNQFGSPSVIAAKVRSVDERMHFMAVKRVCAGRTSTAENMRVRVRLLELARKQNLHVYEKVDEGEYAYAMM
- a CDS encoding hypothetical protein (TriTrypDB/GeneDB-style sysID: LpmP.20.5060), whose product is MGGKRKKSNNGPIKKESKYKIPTRFDCPLCDTKASIVVRIFRVTSDATVRCRVCGAGGTKRWNVLRLEKPVDVFFRFHEALVQRDHADLQQVEMGREVRVSTGASNADYGGRQSNLGKEAYSVADATMADRNRLGSSAATAATASVGSRAKHVKSLGELQRKLAVPAWLDCAAAPIASCVNLRDDYEGEAEGAAAHYFAPREEVHSAEDEDDEYGRLFQ